A DNA window from Trypanosoma brucei brucei TREU927 chromosome 11 chr11_scaffold01 genomic scaffold, whole genome shotgun sequence contains the following coding sequences:
- a CDS encoding protein kinase, putative — protein sequence MPSNSVVGHLSLWLCRCCFPKIRNMDNYTIVELIGEGSFGKVYKARRKGTGHIVAMKFIVKKGKNDKELLNLRSEIEIMTKLNHDNIITLFEAFETQQEFVVVMEYAQGELFEILEDDKKLPEEVVRRIAKQLLQALHYLHSNRIMHRDMKPQNILIGQNGSVKLADFGFARTMSYNTMVLTSIKGTPLYMAPELVQEQPYNHTADLWSLGCILYELLYGKPPFYTNHLYKLINQIVNDPVRFEEPISPDFKSLLKGLLTKSFSARLNWPHLLNHPFVAITGDDEKWLMAVKQHDTKMKERMERLECLRHHAQPNRVVELDAGGPCQTPGNTHGFPLGSEEDEIFSPSSLKCLLSPSDGEGCIEAFRGLLVAVENATSLPLQKTALLERILHVGVLGPIVRHLCDKQSAEMSRLAVQIIKTLVFPEGNAVLPFPSQRPLQETIDASPQPGDLPPVGLLIRQQVSLELLEKPRESLDFLVKEVIENRHGFRVDCVKIIFQCVRWGVGFGPVLTQLKLFPSFWASLLDSVTEGSHFQTYAALAFHTVSAMIPHIKLSAPDQINADKVSAFVSIGLLAVRFYDLSKSSDIAALNSAAAAALLAAFVHREMKDTMVFEPDAAFMEGLCAIVKDVRGIADRNSVWRILGNGYGYPDYGFLDGVVHTLSVMFSNPQSIVYQNSGQLPSRSYLDSDQKGLLRIAVELLRDSDPKTELSPNGVVAALRCVQQACQHQRRDEHFTSLLLERIEAYRGDSGGPVSVAGVVCHQLRASYLGQLRSWPEHSGGGTVGVNAHLTVVVQILLAALQTSKQGSESDDEANASVQQIFYKEGLMEMLIVALDYTQVAFWGPPFNIITKLVVGSPPFAKAFVDGGGLQCERIGKVLDSKKASAGLVSDGLNVLSQLARLSKDFYLPIHNADLYSAVLELLRHSDPGIRSKSCNLVGNLCKHSPYLYEPLARHGIIDMLVERCSDRDPATQKFAAFAVGNAAFHNGSLYEKLRPSIPVMVKLLTSSDEKTRQNAAGAVSNFVRNGSTLTNALMENSAIETLSHMLKKDKVPLRKIALITIGSFCAYENCKAKFLALGLEGTIRQLEESGICNVDPSITKYVARIRQRISSS from the coding sequence ATGCCATCTAATTCTGTTGTAGGTCACCTTTCTTTGTGGTTGTGTAGGTGCTGCTTTCCGAAAATTCGGAATATGGACAACTATACCATAGTCGAACTTATAGGGGAAGGGTCGTTTGGAAAAGTTTACAAGGCGAGAAGAAAGGGTACGGGTCACATCGTGGCGATGAAGTTCATAGTCAAGAAAGGTAAAAATGACAAAGAACTTCTTAACCTTCGTAGTGAAATTGAAATTATGACTAAACTCAACCATGACAACATCATAACGTTGTTTGAGGCTTTTGAAACTCAACAAGAATTCGTTGTGGTAATGGAATACGCCCAAGGTGAATTATTTGAAATTCTTGAAGACGATAAAAAACTCCCCGAAGAGGTTGTCCGGCGCATCGCGAAGCAATTGTTGCAAGCACTTCATTACTTGCACTCGAACCGCATTATGCACCGCGACATGAAACCTCAGAACATCCTCATAGGACAGAACGGATCCGTGAAACTTGCGGATTTCGGATTTGCGAGGACGATGAGCTACAATACGATGGTGCTAACCAGTATTAAGGGAACACCCCTCTATATGGCACCAGAACTTGTGCAAGAGCAGCCATACAACCACACAGCAGATTTGTGGTCTCTCGGGTGCATTCTATATGAGTTGTTGTACGGCAAGCCGCCCTTTTATACGAACCATCTTTATAAGCTGATCAACCAAATCGTCAACGACCCCGTAAGATTTGAAGAACCTATATCACCGGACTTCAAGTCGCTTTTGAAAGGACTTTTGACCAAATCGTTCTCGGCCAGATTAAACTGGCCACATTTACTTAACCACCCATTTGTTGCCATCACTGGGGACGATGAGAAGTGGTTGATGGCGGTAAAACAGCACGACACGAAGATGAAGGAACGCATGGAACGACTAGAGTGCCTGCGACATCACGCTCAACCAAACAGGGTTGTTGAATTAGATGCAGGTGGCCCGTGCCAAACGCCCGGGAACACGCATGGGTTTCCACTGGGTTCGGAAGAAGATGAAATATTTTCACCTTCCTCGTTAAAGTGTCTACTTTCTCCTTCAGATGGCGAAGGTTGTATTGAGGCGTTCCGTGGGCTGCTAGTTGCGGTTGAAAACGCTACATCATTGCCCCTTCAGAAAACTGCTTTGTTAGAACGAATCCTACACGTTGGTGTTTTGGGACCTATAGTACGGCACTTATGTGACAAGCAGTCAGCCGAAATGAGCCGACTTGCTGTCCAGATAATCAAAACCCTCGTGTTTCCGGAGGGTAATGCTGTGTTACCGTTTCCTTCTCAGCGACCCTTACAAGAAACAATAGATGCATCACCGCAGCCAGGCGACTTGCCACCTGTTGGCCTTCTTATTCGACAACAGGTTTCTCTGGAGCTACTAGAAAAACCCCGAGAGTCCCTCGACTTTCTTGTGAAAGAAGTAATTGAAAATCGTCATGGGTTTCGCGTGGATTGTGTTAAAATAATTTTCCAGTGTGTGAGGTGGGGAGTAGGTTTTGGACCTGTTTTGACCCAGTTGAAgcttttcccttcattttggGCGTCATTACTTGACTCCGTGACAGAGGGAAGCCATTTTCAGACGTACGCGGCACTAGCATTCCACACCGTTTCTGCGATGATTCCGCACATAAAGTTGTCCGCCCCAGATCAGATAAATGCAGACAAGGTGTCCGCATTTGTCTCTATTGGTTTGCTAGCCGTGCGTTTCTATGATTTGTCAAAAAGTTCGGATATAGCTGCGCTTAACTctgccgccgctgcagcTCTTCTGGCCGCATTTGTTCACCGGGAAATGAAGGACACAATGGTTTTCGAACCAGACGCGGCGTTCATGGAAGGGTTATGTGCCATAGTGAAAGATGTAAGAGGAATTGCCGATCGCAATAGTGTCTGGCGAATTCTTGGAAATGGCTATGGCTACCCGGATTACGGATTTTTGGATGGAGTAGTACATACTTTGTCGGTGATGTTTTCTAATCCACAATCTATCGTATACCAAAATAGTGGTCAGCTCCCTTCGCGCTCATACCTTGACAGCGATCAAAAAGGACTGTTGCGCATTGCTGTTGAACTACTCCGCGATAGTGACCCAAAAACCGAACTGTCGCCTAATGGTGTGGTTGCTGCTCTTCGATGCGTGCAGCAGGCCTGCCAGCATCAACGAAGGGATGAGCATTTTACTAGTCTTCTGTTGGAACGGATAGAAGCATATCGTGGGGACAGTGGAGGTCCAGTTTCGGTTGCCGGCGTTGTTTGTCATCAACTACGAGCAAGCTATCTAGGGCAACTTCGCTCTTGGCCCGAACATAGTGGTGGTGGCACGGTTGGAGTAAACGCGCATCTTACCGTAGTTGTTCAGATACTGCTAGCGGCACTTCAGACATCCAAACAGGGTTCGGAGTCAGACGACGAAGCCAACGCCTCTGTGCAGCAAATTTTTTACAAAGAGGGACTTATGGAGATGCTGATTGTTGCGCTTGACTACACTCAGGTAGCATTTTGGGGTCCACCGTTCAACATTATAACAAAGCTGGTGGTAGGGTCACCGCCATTCGCCAAGGCTTTCGTTGACGGTGGTGGACTGCAGTGTGAGAGAATAGGAAAGGTCCTGGATTCGAAGAAGGCAAGCGCAGGGCTCGTGTCGGACGGACTTAATGTTCTCTCTCAACTAGCCCGGCTTTCCAAAGATTTTTACCTGCCAATTCATAATGCAGACTTGTACAGCGCGGTTTTAGAACTGCTGCGGCACAGTGACCCAGGGATTCGGAGCAAATCATGTAACCTGGTAGGAAACCTATGTAAACACTCACCATACTTGTACGAACCCCTCGCGAGACACGGCATAATTGATATGCTGGTTGAGAgatgtagtgacagggatcCCGCAACGCAGAAATTTGCAGCATTTGCTGTTGGGAATGCTGCGTTCCACAATGGCTCCCTTTACGAGAAGCTAAGGCCTTCGATTCCCGTCATGGTGAAGCTTTTGACTAGTAGCGATGAGAAAACGAGGCAGAACGCTGCTGGAGCCGTAAGTAACTTCGTACGAAATGGAAGCACACTTACAAACGCACTAATGGAAAACAGTGCTATCGAAACTCTTTCCCACATGCTCAAGAAAGATAAGGTGCCCCTCCGAAAAATTGCACTTATCACCATAGGTTCCTTCTGCGCTTATGAAAATTGCAAAGCGAAGTTCCTGGCACTAGGTCTAGAGGGAACTATTAGGCAACTTGAAGAGAGTGGCATCTGTAATGTCGATCCCTCCATCACAAAGTACGTGGCACGGATAAGGCAAAGGATTTCGTCCTCGTGA
- a CDS encoding flagellar radial spoke component, putative encodes MPVNPEPQDLEAMFARTKAYLMCANKDGVSVYDQLTRMMEQLLDQNPHDIANNPSKFNDMFTLLQKHSFVDGESTEACNEPCPVPPSELSRLAENERLFERAPPEIQTTIEQPDPYTTITTTRVVPRTAPSYDSVEQNNLYWCWAGCGMAEEEAFLLDRSITLLAMEKNLEEVRFVGKIFGTQGNYYVVSSRRYVQEGEKIYKEVNTMPRPARRSLEVPVQPEPGFVGVNRLSFWVTSNPAAQWTLLPDVTPQQICAGRRIKRLFSGNLNAPVVCSPPFEWNESVYLRVQLSRIVSGTYISPLGALEEPDEDNEEDEDEDEEETLSKPKEAKYRPLTQVVRGFATEEESDVTQWAKLDQWVHSEGYIYENGRQTKVPEKLEEEEEEEEFQKMEDEEEEEEVEQQEEEERELFTPIQSDYLYAVVNVPEAPVIDDEEEEEEDEYEPEEVAEPPEEETDDLPPKPLTDDEVPDDDPTRVKIAAWTVRTVNNNSKMHRVVVMKSLRWPGAIAFAAEGGKRWGCVYFGNGLKKTDFAFTPTLAPPVLLECADITEVDDPTPTMEKLARRGEDLPEPDSEDPAEEEEEEM; translated from the coding sequence ATGCCAGTAAATCCTGAACCACAGGATCTTGAGGCGATGTTCGCAAGGACAAAGGCATATCTCATGTGCGCGAATAAGGACGGTGTGAGTGTTTATGATCAGCTAACACGGATGATGGAGCAACTGCTGGACCAAAACCCACACGACATCGCCAACAACCCATCTAAGTTTAATGATATGTTCACTCTTCTGCAAAAACACAGTTTTGTAGATGGTGAAAGCACTGAGGCATGCAACGAACCGTGCCCCGTCCCTCCATCGGAGCTGTCTCGCCTCGCGGAGAACGAGCGGCTGTTTGAACGTGCACCACCGGAAATCCAGACTACCATAGAACAGCCCGATCCCTACACGAcgataacaacaacacgcGTTGTGCCGCGCACAGCACCCTCGTATGATTCAGTTGAGCAAAACAACCTTTACTGGTGTTGGGCAGGATGTGGTatggctgaagaggaagcattCCTGTTGGACAGGTCCATTACTCTTTTGGCGATGGAAAAGAACCTTGAAGAGGTTCGTTTTGTTGGGAAAATATTTGGTACGCAAGGAAACTATTATGTTGTTTCAAGTCGCCGCTATGTGCAAGAGGGTGAGAAAATATACAAAGAGGTTAACACGATGCCCCGGCCCGCGAGACGGAGTTTGGAGGTCCCAGTACAGCCAGAACCCGGTTTCGTTGGTGTGAATCGTCTTTCATTTTGGGTGACATCAAACCCCGCCGCCCAGTGGACTCTACTTCCAGACGTCACACCGCAACAAATATGTGCGGGTCGACGTATTAAGCGTCTTTTTAGCGGGAATCTCAATGCACCTGTTGTGTGTAGTCCCCCCTTTGAATGGAACGAGTCCGTTTACCTTCGCGTTCAGCTTAGCCGTATAGTCAGTGGCACGTACATATCTCCTCTTGGGGCTCTGGAAGAGCCTGATGAGGACAACGAGGAGGACGAAGAcgaagatgaggaggaaactcTAAGTAAACCAAAGGAGGCGAAATATCGCCCTCTCACGCAGGTGGTGAGGGGGTTTGCCACCGAAGAGGAGAGTGATGTAACGCAGTGGGCGAAGCTTGACCAGTGGGTTCATTCTGAAGGTTATATTTATGAGAATGGCCGGCAGACCAAGGTTCCAGAGAAactggaggaagaggaagaggaagaggagttcCAAAAgatggaagatgaagaagaggaggaggaagttgagcagcaggaagaagaggaaagagagcTGTTTACCCCTATCCAATCCGATTATCTCTACGCAGTAGTTAATGTTCCGGAAGCACCAGTtattgatgatgaggaagaggaggaagaggatgaGTACGAACCGGAAGAGGTCGCAGAACCACCGGAGGAGGAAACCGACGACCTTCCTCCAAAACCTCTAACGGATGACGAGGTGCCAGACGACGACCCAACTAGGGTGAAGATCGCGGCGTGGACGGTGCGGACtgtaaacaacaacagcaaaatgCACCGTGTGGTAGTCATGAAATCGTTGCGGTGGCCGGGCGCCATTGCTTTCGCGGCAGAAGGTGGTAAGAGATGGGGCTGTGTTTACTTTGGGAATGGTCTAAAGAAGACAGATTTTGCTTTCACACCAACGCTCGCTCCGCCGGTGCTTTTAGAATGTGCTGACATTACCGAGGTTGATGATCCGACACCTACAATGGAGAAGCTCGCCCGCCGCGGCGAGGACCTGCCGGAACCAGATTCTGAGGATCCagctgaggaagaggaagaagaaatgtaA
- a CDS encoding long-chain-fatty-acid--CoA ligase (prokaryotic top blast hits), whose amino-acid sequence MRRLLGLTTLPGRNSFALQVGYRLGTSVAGTFYSESDTAAGASMNNDMRLGIVIKPQSTLVDLWEQAVKAWPMRRFLGAKVWVRGQLGYVWATYESIEQEASVMRTLLNQMGVGKGGRVVVISENRYEWVVVHLASLQLGAQFVVLPTNVTPKEAELVLKSTQARVLFVESTSAYTAVKGWVGEVGQLQHIICFEDQIGEGSYAVAISIASDVPEKTPARKDVTSEDTAMIMFSAGTTGPPKGVMLSHKNLVANVSSIYAHVGEAITHTDMFMSLCSWCVAGALTTELYQAICKGACVCIPPEQLEGFQDLPLVQPSVIVTVAQPFQRAYANIVDNIMNRSTLTKDLTRFTLGRITENRLMMQKPGSILRTASNIFLGKFKAQFGSELRIAFIIGSQLTRDQMELLADLDVFTVSTYGCLEAGGLIATDLDVPLRLKALPGVEIRVVNDKNEIVAPGYVGEVLIEAPHAMQGYFDVHIDPEEAKNSLVAYGGRTFVRTGDYGSMTGGWLTIKGNKDILIRLQNGTVVDPLEVEGTLIKSPFIKQIFVYGEGRPYLCALVVPNAKAIASHLRKVERRDGVPIVSEREKADCIRAELRRVSQGLPTRSHVRRFAFIEELTLANGFITCKYGFARQRVERHYVHYFDAMYDETPLFFGHAVDDYDDLF is encoded by the coding sequence ATGAGGCGTTTGCTCGGCCTGACCACACTCCCAGGTCGCAACAGCTTTGCGCTCCAAGTTGGCTACCGTCTTGGAACGAGTGTGGCTGGCACATTCTACTCAGAGTCGGACACCGCTGCCGGTGCTTCGATGAACAATGATATGCGGCTGGGGATAGTAATAAAACCTCAAAGCACACTTGTTGATCTGTGGGAACAAGCCGTTAAGGCGTGGCCAATGCGCCGCTTTCTTGGGGCAAAGGTATGGGTTCGTGGACAGTTAGGTTACGTTTGGGCAACCTATGAGTCTATTGAGCAGGAGGCCTCGGTCATGCGCACACTGCTTAATCAGATGGGTGTGGGAAAGGGTGGTCGAGTCGTTGTAATTAGCGAGAACCGCTATGAGTGGGTTGTGGTTCATCTGGCGTCATTGCAGTTGGGCGCACAATTTGTAGTCCTACCCACCAATGTCACTCCAAAAGAAGCGGAGCTAGTATTAAAAAGCACTCAAGCCAGGGTTTTATTTGTCGAGTCTACGTCGGCATACACTGCTGTTAAGGGTTGGGTTGGCGAAGTTGGTCAGCTGCAGCACATTATTTGCTTTGAGGATCAAATTGGGGAGGGTAGTTATGCAGTTGCTATCAGTATAGCGTCAGACGTACCTGAAAAGACACCAGCGCGAAAAGATGTCACTTCAGAGGACACTGCTATGATCATGTTTTCGGCAGGGACCACAGGGCCACCAAAGGGAGTGATGCTCTCACACAAGAATCTTGTAGCGAACGTAAGCTCCATATACGCCCACGTTGGGGAAGCCATCACGCACACGGACATGTTTATGTCACTTTGCTCCTGGTGTGTTGCGGGAGCCTTGACAACAGAACTTTACCAGGCTATTTGTAAGGGAGCTTGCGTTTGCATTCCCCCCGAACAGCTAGAAGGGTTTCAAGATCTTCCGCTCGTCCAACCAAGTGTAATTGTTACAGTTGCCCAACCATTTCAGAGGGCTTATGCCAACATCGTTGATAACATCATGAATCGCAGTACTCTTACAAAGGACTTAACGCGCTTCACACTGGGGCGCATCACAGAAAACCGGCTGATGATGCAAAAACCGGGTTCCATCTTGCGGACCGCGTCTAATATTTTTCTCGGAAAATTCAAGGCCCAATTTGGATCGGAGCTTCGCATTGCATTTATTATCGGCAGCCAACTGACAAGAGACCAGATGGAGTTACTTGCAGACTTGGATGTTTTCACCGTCAGTACGTACGGTTGTTTGGAGGCAGGGGGGCTGATAGCTACTGACCTTGATGTCCCGCTTCGTCTCAAGGCGCTACCAGGTGTGGAAATCCGTGTTGTGAACGATAAAAACGAAATTGTGGCTCCAGGGTACGTTGGTGAGGTACTCATTGAGGCGCCGCATGCAATGCAGGGCTACTTTGACGTTCACATCGATCCTGAGGAGGCTAAGAATTCCCTTGTTGCTTATGGGGGCCGAACGTTCGTGCGCACTGGTGACTACGGGTCTATGACCGGCGGCTGGCTGACGATCAAGGGGAACAAAGACATACTTATCAGACTCCAGAATGGGACGGTGGTGGACCCTTTGGAGGTTGAGGGGACTCTAATCAAAAGTCCCTTCATCAAACAGATATTTGTGTACGGTGAAGGTCGTCCTTACCTCTGTGCCCTGGTGGTTCCCAACGCGAAGGCAATCGCCTCTCATTTGCGGAAGGTTGAGCGGCGGGATGGTGTGCCTATCGTAAGCGAGCGCGAAAAGGCTGACTGCATCCGAGCAGAGCTCAGGCGCGTATCGCAGGGGTTGCCTACGAGGTCTCATGTTCGCCGGTTCGCATTCATTGAGGAGCTTACCCTCGCTAATGGTTTCATCACCTGCAAATATGGTTTTGCGAGACAAAGAGTGGAAAGGCACTACGTGCATTACTTTGATGCCATGTACGACGAAACGCCATTGTTCTTTGGGCACGCCGTGGACGACTATGATGATCTGTTTTGA